A stretch of the Rhizomicrobium sp. genome encodes the following:
- a CDS encoding serine hydrolase domain-containing protein produces MGGVRCISLAGAVLAAALTAVSISPAQSDPAIAPPVLTKTDLDTWLDGFMPYALKSGGVAGAVIAVVKDGKVLTEKGFGYSDVAAQRPVDPQTTLFRPGSVSKLFTWTAVMQQVQAGRIDLDQDVNVYLDFKIPPYQGKPVTMREIMTHSAGFEEALGGLITSGSQVPSLGEVVKKWIPERIHAPGSTPSYSNYGAMLAGYIVQRVSGEPYDAYIQNHIFHPLGMMHSTMSEPLPANLAPLMSKGYSVPSSPPMPFAMVTFRPAGSATSTADDMARFMIAHLNEANNPLLDPATSREMHTTALTILPPLDRAELGFFESNLNGHRIIGHGGDLLAFHSDLWLIMDQNVGVFFSVNSAGRGATSITLRAALIANFMNRYFPTPKAAPSTFKPQAADAEAMTGTYLVSQHSESGPRAALNFFTQTSVSLDAQGHLQVPGFVFVGTDGAARDWVEVAPFVWKDRFGSERLAAQVVDGKVVRFSVDAVSPFQVFERAPWYKSTAWLQPALIVSLLLLLIAVLSLPFGWLVRRYYGTDRIVQRSERTAYLAQSWFALGSLVILGLWMSVLLTLTFNPLGSWVYVLEVATIVALPLLCAASVWLFWASVQARRGILALIWRGALVLASVCVLWFAVAFNLTHIGLDY; encoded by the coding sequence ATGGGTGGCGTTCGGTGTATTTCGCTGGCGGGAGCGGTCCTGGCGGCCGCGCTAACCGCGGTTTCAATCTCGCCCGCGCAGTCCGATCCCGCGATCGCGCCCCCGGTGCTGACCAAGACCGACCTTGATACCTGGCTGGACGGCTTTATGCCCTATGCGCTGAAGTCGGGCGGTGTGGCCGGCGCCGTCATCGCCGTCGTCAAGGACGGCAAGGTCCTGACCGAAAAAGGGTTCGGCTATTCGGATGTCGCCGCGCAGCGTCCCGTCGATCCACAAACTACGCTTTTTCGGCCCGGCTCGGTTTCGAAGCTCTTCACGTGGACCGCCGTGATGCAGCAGGTGCAGGCCGGCAGAATCGACCTCGATCAGGACGTCAACGTCTATCTCGACTTCAAGATTCCGCCCTACCAGGGCAAGCCCGTCACGATGCGCGAGATCATGACTCATAGCGCAGGTTTTGAAGAAGCGCTCGGCGGCTTGATCACAAGCGGTTCGCAAGTTCCCTCCCTCGGCGAGGTCGTGAAAAAGTGGATTCCGGAACGGATTCATGCGCCCGGATCGACGCCGTCTTATTCAAATTATGGTGCGATGCTCGCAGGATACATTGTTCAACGCGTGTCCGGCGAGCCTTACGACGCCTATATCCAGAACCACATCTTCCATCCGTTGGGCATGATGCATTCGACGATGAGCGAACCGCTGCCGGCCAACCTCGCGCCTTTGATGTCCAAGGGATATTCGGTTCCCTCCAGCCCGCCAATGCCATTTGCGATGGTGACGTTCCGGCCAGCGGGCAGCGCGACGTCCACTGCCGATGACATGGCGCGCTTTATGATCGCGCATTTGAACGAAGCCAATAACCCGCTGCTCGACCCCGCGACATCGAGGGAAATGCACACGACGGCGCTCACGATTCTTCCCCCTCTGGACCGGGCGGAGCTCGGGTTCTTCGAATCCAATCTGAACGGCCACCGCATCATTGGCCATGGCGGCGACCTTCTGGCCTTCCACAGCGACCTCTGGCTAATCATGGACCAGAATGTGGGGGTATTTTTCTCCGTGAACAGCGCGGGCCGCGGCGCGACATCGATTACGCTTCGGGCTGCCCTCATCGCCAATTTCATGAATCGCTACTTCCCAACGCCCAAAGCCGCTCCATCGACCTTCAAGCCGCAAGCAGCGGATGCGGAAGCGATGACCGGGACCTACCTTGTATCGCAGCATTCGGAATCCGGGCCGCGCGCGGCACTTAACTTTTTCACGCAAACTTCGGTCAGCCTCGATGCGCAAGGCCATCTTCAGGTTCCCGGATTTGTTTTCGTCGGTACCGACGGCGCGGCGCGGGACTGGGTGGAAGTTGCGCCCTTCGTCTGGAAGGACCGCTTCGGCAGCGAGCGACTGGCCGCCCAGGTGGTTGATGGCAAAGTCGTCCGGTTTTCTGTCGATGCAGTTTCGCCATTTCAGGTTTTCGAGCGCGCCCCTTGGTATAAATCGACGGCATGGCTGCAGCCAGCGTTGATTGTTAGTCTGCTCCTTCTTCTCATCGCGGTCTTGTCGCTTCCCTTCGGCTGGCTCGTGCGCCGGTATTACGGTACCGACCGCATCGTCCAAAGATCCGAACGTACCGCTTACCTGGCGCAGTCGTGGTTCGCACTCGGCTCACTCGTCATCCTGGGTCTCTGGATGTCTGTACTTCTCACGCTGACCTTCAATCCGCTGGGCAGCTGGGTCTATGTGCTTGAAGTGGCGACGATCGTCGCGCTGCCTCTGCTCTGTGCCGCAAGTGTTTGGCTATTTTGGGCGAGCGTCCAGGCACGGCGCGGGATCCTGGCGCTCATCTGGCGCGGCGCGCTCGTGCTCGCATCGGTCTGCGTGCTGTGGTTTGCAGTGGCGTTCAATCTCACCCATATCGGACTCGACTACTAG